In Vespula vulgaris chromosome 10, iyVesVulg1.1, whole genome shotgun sequence, the following are encoded in one genomic region:
- the LOC127066779 gene encoding CD63 antigen-like, translating to MSCGLGLIKYLLFIFNFIFSLCGLAILVVGILMHINLNNYKEVVQENVTVPSVTFIVIGSIIFVIAFFGCCGAIRESHCMTITFASFLLTILIVQIAVAIYAFVVFRESNINVNDTYREVFSRYWTSSTEREIVNIIQSNLKCCGVDSYRDFYGFNGTIPSSCCETLQTSSCPEQLSFQVGCSPALKNFLIYAGKVLGGIAIGIASVELIGIIFALCLAQSIKNFEKRGYRV from the exons TTATGCGGCTTAGCTATTCTTGTAGTCGGTATTCTTATGCACATAAACcttaataattacaaagaaGTTGTGCAAGAAAATGTGACTGTCCCCTCGGTGACATTTATTGTCATTGGCAGCATCATTTTTGTTATTGCATTTTTCGGATGTTGCGGTGCGATACGTGAGAGTCATTGCATGACGATAACT TTTGCATCGTTCTTGTTAACGATACTTATAGTGCAAATTGCCGTGGCGATATATGCATTTGTAGTCTTCAGGGAATCTAATATCAACGTTAACGATACATACAGGGAAGTATTCAGTCGTTATTGGACTTCTTCTACGGAGCGAGAGATCGTAAATATCATTCAGAGTAAT ttaaaaTGCTGTGGTGTTGACTCATATCGTGATTTTTATGGATTTAATGGTACTATACCTTCGAGTTGTTGCGAAACGTTGCAAACGTCATCCTGTCCAGAGCAATTGAGCTTCCAAGTTGGATGTAGTCCCGCGTTGAAGAATTTCTTGATCTATGCTGGAAAAGTATTGGGAGGTATTGCTATCGGTATAGCCTCAGTCGAG TTGATCGGTATTATATTTGCATTATGTCTGGCACAATCGATAAAGAATTTCGAGAAGAGAGGTTACAGAGTATAG